Proteins from a single region of Dama dama isolate Ldn47 chromosome 14, ASM3311817v1, whole genome shotgun sequence:
- the RABGAP1L gene encoding rab GTPase-activating protein 1-like isoform X10 gives MIENDSWSVTFEERENRRLQEASMRLEQENDDLAHELVTSKIALRNDLDQAEDKADVLNKELLLTKQRLVETEEEKRKQEEETAQLKEVFRKQLEKAEYEIKKTTAIIAEYKQICSQLSTRLEKQQAASKEELEVVKGKMMACKHCSDIFSKEGALKVAAISREDQGMESDDEKDSLKKQLREMELELAQTKLQLVEAKCKIQELEHQRGALMNEIQAAKNSWFSKTLNSIKTATGTQPLQLPQATQPPKEST, from the exons ATGATTGAAAACGATAGTTGGTCTGTGACTTTTGAGGAG AGGGAGAACCGGAGATTACAGGAGGCCAGCATGAGGCTGGAACAGGAGAATGACGACCTTGCTCACGAACTAGTAACCAGCAAGATTGCTCTGCGGAATGACTTGGATCAG GCAGAAGACAAGGCAGACGTGCTGAATAAGGAGCTTCTCTTGACCAAACAGAGGCTGGTGGAGAcggaagaagagaagaggaagcaggAGGAAGAGACGGCTCAG CTAAAAGAAGTCTTCAGGAAACAGCTAGAGAAGGCAGAATATGAAATCAAGAAGACTACAGCTATCATTGCCGAGTATAAACAG atCTGTTCCCAGTTGAGTACCCGACTGGAGAAACAGCAAGCAGCCAgcaaggaggagctggaagtggtaaAG GGTAAAATGATGGCATGTAAACACTGCAGTGACATTTTCAGCAAGGAGGGTGCTTTGAAAGTAGCGGCCATAAGCAGAGAGGACCAGGGGATGGAATCGGATGACGAGAAGGACTCTCTTAAGAAGCAGCTGAGGGAGATGGAGCTGGAATTGGCACAGACCAAACTGCAGCTGGTGGAGGCCAAGTGTAAAATCCAG gAACTTGAACATCAGAGAGGAGCCCTTATGAATGAAATCCAAGCTGCAAAAAACTCTTGGTTTAGCAAAACCCTGAACTCTATCAAAACGGCCACGGGCACGCAGCCGCTGCAGCTGCCACAGGCCACCCAGCCCCCCAAGGAGAGCACATAG